AAAAAATGTTAGTAGTTCTCAAATTTTGCAAGTAGCTTTGAGCCAAAATAGAGCTAATAGGTATAATAAGCAAGTAGCAAACAATTAGGTTATATAAGATTATAAAGATAAAGTTTTCACTAACCATTAATGTATACAATCATTAGTTCTATTTAAAAAATATCACTAGAAAGTTCTTGGTATTGTCGAGATTTTCTACCTAATTTTGTTTACTGAAAATTAACCCATCGTTAACCCTCTATTAATCCAGATTTTATTGCGAAATTTTATAAAACCACTTGAATTATTATAAAATGGTTTAAGGAGTACTATTTTTTTTGAATAAGGCTCAACAAACGCAAAATAACTACAAAGTAAGGTCATGTCTGACGCAATCAAACACGAGTGTGGTATAGCACTCATCCGTCTCCGAAAAGACTATCAGTACTATATTAATAAGTACGGCACACCCTTGTACGGTATTAATAAGCTTTACCTAATGATGGAAAAGCAAGTAAACCGAGGGCAAGATGGTGCAGGAGTAGCCAACATCAAAATTGATGTTCCCGCTGGGCATAGGTATATTAGCCGATACCGCTCCGTCGAACAAAATGCTGTAGCTGATATCTTTGGGAAAATTTACAAAAAGTTTCGTAAGGGTCTTAAAGACCACAAAGACAAAGGAAGAGATGCCAAATGGATTCAAGAGAATGTGGCGTTTTCTGGCGAAGTTTTCTTAGGGCATTTGCGTTATGGAACGCACGGCCAGAATGAAATAGAAAACTGCCACCCAATGTTAAGGCAAAACAACTGGAGAAGCCGAAATTTGGTTGTTGCTGGGAACTTTAACATGACCAACGTAGAGGAGCTATTTGATAAGCTCGTTTCGCTTGGACAACACCCCAAAGAAAAGGTAGACACTGTTACGGTAATGGAAAAAATAGGTCACTTTCTTGATGAAGAAAACCAACGCCAATTTGATTTCCATAAACACAGCTACGAAAATCCTGAATTGTCGGATGTAATAGAAGACAATATCGATTTACAAAGAGTTCTTCAACGTTCTTGTAGAGATTTTGACGGTGGATATGCCATGTGTGGTGTTACCGGACACGGTTCGGCCTTTGTGGCTCGTGACCCTTCGGGTATTCGCCCAGCTTATTGGTACGCCGACGACGAAGTGGTAGTGGTTGCTTCTGAAAAACAAGCTATCAAAACATCGTTCAACTGTAATTATGAGGACATACAGGAGGTTCAGCCAGGTCATGCACTGATTATCAACAAGCGTGGTGATTATGCTGAAAAGAAATTTATAGAACCGCTAGAAAAGAAATCATGTAGTTTTGAAAGAATTTATTTCTCTCGTGCTTCAGACCCCGATATTTATGCCGAACGTAAGCAATTAGGCCGTTTGGTAATCCCACAAGTACTCGAAGAGGTTAATTACGACCTAAAAAATACCGTATTTTCGTATATTCCAAATACTGCCGAAACAGCATTCTTAGGAATGATTGAAGGCTTGGAAGACTATTTGGCCAAAGAACGCAAGAAAGCTATTATGGAAGGCGGTCTTGCCGAAAAAGCTTTGGAAGAGTTATTGACTTTCCGCCCAAGGGTTGAAAAGTTGATTTCTAAAGACGTTAAGTTGCGTACCTTTATTACCAACGATGCCGACCGTAACGACATGGTGTCGCATGTTTATGATACAACGTATGAAGTAATCAAAAAAGGCGTAGACAATGTTGTATTGATCGATGACTCGATTGTGCGTGGTACAACCTTAGAGCGTTCTATTTTGAAGCTTTTAGATAAACTAGGCCCTAAAAAGATTGTGATTGTATCGTCTGCTCCACAAATTCGCTACCCAGACTGCTATGGTATCGATATGTCACGTATGAAAGACTTTGTGGCTTTCCGTGCAGCTTATGAGCTATTGCACGAGCGTGGTATGGACGATGTATTAGAGGATACCCTCGGACGTTGTTTGAGTGCCTTAGAGTTGGGACAATCGGCTTCACAAAACTTTGTAAAAGCTATTTATGAGCCATTTACACAAGAAGAAATCGCTGCTAAAATTGCTGATATAGTAAAACCTAAAGACCTAACCGCTGATTTGGCTATTGTGTATCAAACGGTATCTAGCTTGAACAAAGCTTGTCCAAATAATTTAGGTGATTGGTATTTCACTGGAAACTATCCAACTCCTGGAGGAAACAAGGTGGTTAATAAAGCCTTCGTAAACTTCATGAAAGGTGTTGAAATTAGAGCATATTAGTCTTGAACTGAACAAGTATATATAAAGGAAGCCCCATAACGGGGCTTCCTTTATTTTTGTAGAATACCCTTTACAAACCTATCCCGTCCTAACATATCTTGAATAATCTCTACGTCTTGAAAACCAGCTTTTACAAATACCTCAGCTGTTTCTTTGCCAAAATATTGGTTGATTTCGACCATACACAATCCATTTTCTACTAAATTAAGGCTTGCAAACTGAGCAATAGCCTTGTAAAAAAGTAAAGGATTATCATTTTCAACAAAAAGGGCTAAGTGAGGTTCATAGTCTAATACATTAGCTTCCATTTCTGATTTTTCATGATTGGTAACATAAGGTGGATTACTAACAATAATATCAAACTTTTGAGACAATGTTTGTTCTTGTGTCGCTAATATATCTTGATACTGAAACTGCACTTTGGCCTGATGCGTAATATTATTATTCTGGGCTATAGTTAGTGCTTCTTCCGAAATATCGTAAGC
The DNA window shown above is from Flectobacillus major DSM 103 and carries:
- a CDS encoding amidophosphoribosyltransferase, translating into MSDAIKHECGIALIRLRKDYQYYINKYGTPLYGINKLYLMMEKQVNRGQDGAGVANIKIDVPAGHRYISRYRSVEQNAVADIFGKIYKKFRKGLKDHKDKGRDAKWIQENVAFSGEVFLGHLRYGTHGQNEIENCHPMLRQNNWRSRNLVVAGNFNMTNVEELFDKLVSLGQHPKEKVDTVTVMEKIGHFLDEENQRQFDFHKHSYENPELSDVIEDNIDLQRVLQRSCRDFDGGYAMCGVTGHGSAFVARDPSGIRPAYWYADDEVVVVASEKQAIKTSFNCNYEDIQEVQPGHALIINKRGDYAEKKFIEPLEKKSCSFERIYFSRASDPDIYAERKQLGRLVIPQVLEEVNYDLKNTVFSYIPNTAETAFLGMIEGLEDYLAKERKKAIMEGGLAEKALEELLTFRPRVEKLISKDVKLRTFITNDADRNDMVSHVYDTTYEVIKKGVDNVVLIDDSIVRGTTLERSILKLLDKLGPKKIVIVSSAPQIRYPDCYGIDMSRMKDFVAFRAAYELLHERGMDDVLEDTLGRCLSALELGQSASQNFVKAIYEPFTQEEIAAKIADIVKPKDLTADLAIVYQTVSSLNKACPNNLGDWYFTGNYPTPGGNKVVNKAFVNFMKGVEIRAY
- the prmC gene encoding peptide chain release factor N(5)-glutamine methyltransferase, encoding MIYQSSRKLFSDLVAEITAVYPENEAKSMAYLLLEYWGKLSKTDILMDKSVEIREPLAPAVARIKAFEPIQYIIGYGDFYGRSFQVSSATLIPRPETEELVQYIIQKAKAPVRILDIGTGTGCIAISLACEIQGAAVVAYDISEEALTIAQNNNITHQAKVQFQYQDILATQEQTLSQKFDIIVSNPPYVTNHEKSEMEANVLDYEPHLALFVENDNPLLFYKAIAQFASLNLVENGLCMVEINQYFGKETAEVFVKAGFQDVEIIQDMLGRDRFVKGILQK